In a single window of the Raphanus sativus cultivar WK10039 chromosome 9, ASM80110v3, whole genome shotgun sequence genome:
- the LOC108827418 gene encoding uncharacterized protein LOC108827418, which translates to MSSNQENVKKEKLHITMKTHEVDPNEKEEKVEVEMEVKAKSVEKVKIKDEVDKSGEKSKDEKEKEKTKVKDEKKKHGKDDEGHGDMEVEEEDKKQKKKKKDKEKKDEDVSQGNEELEDDKEGKKKANKEKKTKEDSKGKEEKKKKKEEKDEPEEKIEGKKKKEKKDSDVKDEETEKEHKKKKKGKEKKDEDVSQQKEDLEEEESNKKKKKDKDESGADGKDKKKLKEESKDKKEKKLKKEEKDEHGEEEEGEKKEDQKEGKKKDKEKKLKEESKKVKKGEKDEHGEEEGEKKEDHKEGKKKSKDKAKTKETDEDEGEKKQKKKKEKGEKDNKEVEVLSRDITFEEPGAEGEEGKSKDKKTKNGKDTEGENGSEEENQNKDEGGEGEDGKKNKKKDKKKNKKKDPKEKKKTKDEDEKKDHTEVEAKDVNIAGSKDKVGDEQKEKKKEKDVKKPNDTKKKGNDIGKLKMKLKKIDEKNRSSNGEKGRNCESD; encoded by the coding sequence ATGTCATCGAACCAAGAAAATGTGAAGAAAGAGAAACTTCATATAACAATGAAGACACACGAAGTGGATCCAAACGAGAAGGAAGAGAAGGTTGAGGTGGAGATGGAAGTTAAGGCCAAGTCAGTTGAGAAGGTTAAAATAAAGGACGAAGTAGACAAGAGTGGAGAGAAATCAAAAGATgagaaggaaaaagaaaagacaaaggtaaaagatgaaaaaaagaaacatgggAAAGATGATGAAGGCCATGGAGATATGGAAGTGGAAGAGGAAGataagaaacaaaagaagaaaaagaaagataaggAGAAGAAAGATGAGGATGTGTCACAAGGAAATGAGGAGTTAGAAGATGACAAAGAAGGTAAGAAGAAGGCgaataaagagaagaaaacgaaagaAGATTCCAAGGGTaaggaagaaaagaagaagaaaaaggaagagaagGATGAGCCTGAGGAAAAAATTgaaggaaagaagaaaaaagagaagaaagactcTGATGTAAAAgatgaagaaacagagaaggaacacaagaagaaaaagaaaggtaAGGAGAAGAAAGATGAGGATGTATCACAACAAAAAGAGgatttagaagaagaagaaagtaataaaaagaagaagaaagataagGATGAATCAGGTGCAGACGGAAAAGACAAGAAGAAACTGAAAGAAGAATCAAAGgataagaaagaaaagaagctGAAAAAAGAGGAGAAGGATGAGcatggagaagaagaggaaggggagaagaaagaagatcaGAAGGAGggaaagaagaaagataaagagaagaaactgaaagaaGAATCAAAGAAGGTGAAGAAAGGAGAGAAGGATGAgcatggagaagaagaaggggagaagaaagaagatcaTAAGGAGGGAAAGAAGAAGAGTAAAGATAAGGCGAAGACGAAGGAGACTGATGAGGATGAAGGagaaaagaagcaaaaaaagaagaaggagaaaggTGAAAAAGATAACAAAGAAGTTGAAGTGTTGTCTAGAGATATTACATTTGAAGAACCAGGAGCTGAAGGAGAGGAAGGCAAGTCCAAGGACAAGAAAACTAAGAATGGAAAAGACACCGAGGGAGAAAATGGTAGTGAAGAAGAGAACCAAAACAAAGATGAAGGCGGAGAGGGTGAAGATgggaagaaaaacaagaagaaagacaaaaagaagaacaaaaaaaaagacccaaaggaaaagaaaaaaacaaaggatgaagatgagaagaaaGATCATACAGAAGTTGAAGCCAAGGACGTCAACATAGCAGGGTCAAAAGATAAAGTTGGCGATGAAcaaaaggagaaaaagaaagaaaaagatgtTAAGAAGCCTAATGATACCAAGAAGAAGGGTAATGACATCGGTAAGCTGAAAATGAAGCTAAAGAAGATCGATGAAAAAAATAGGAGCTCTAATGGAGAAAAAGGCAGAAATTGTGAATCAGATTAA
- the LOC108828212 gene encoding uncharacterized protein LOC108828212 isoform X1: MFCFSVVVMGSEGPTAVTINITGFKKFHGVAENPTEKIASYLKEYLAKNPQSKDVVLGSCTVLETAGQGALASLYQLLQSAINTKELESVSCGRTIWVHLGVNSGATKFAIEQQAVNEATFRCPDEMGWKPQHLPIVLSDGPISTVRKTTLPVEEITKALEKKGFEVITSDDAGRFVCNYVYYHSLRFAEQNKTYSLFVHVPLFVAVDEETQMRFTASLLEVLTSVCK; encoded by the exons ATGTTTTGTTTTTCAGTTGTAGTAATGGGTTCTGAAGGACCAACGGCAGTGACAATTAACATCACAGGCTTCAAGAAGTTCCATGGAGTTGCTGAAAACCCAACTGAGAAAATAGCTAGCTACCTGAAAGAATATTTGGCTAAGAATCCCCAGTCGAAAGACGTTGTTCTTGGAAGCTGTACCGTGCTTGAAACAGCCGGTCAAGGAGCTCTCGCTTCTCTTTATCAGTTACTACAGTCCGCAATCAATACGAAAGAATTAGAGTCAGTGAGCTGTGGAAGAACCATATGG GTTCATTTGGGAGTTAACAGTGGCGCTACAAAATTCGCAATTGAGCAGCAAGCTGTGAATGAAGCGACGTTCCGTTGCCCTGATGAAATGGGTTGGAAACCTCAG CATTTGCCTATTGTTCTCTCTGATGGTCCAATCTCAACTGTAAGAAAG ACTACTCTCCCTGTTGAAGAGATAACAAAGGCCTTAGAGAAGAAGGGCTTTGAGGTGATAACATCAGATGATGCAGGTCGTTTTGTGTGCAACTACGTCTATTACCACTCACTGAGATTTGCAGAACAGAACAAGACCTATTCACTCTTTGTTCACGTTCCTCTTTTCGTTGCTGTGGATGAGGAGACTCAGATGAGATTCACGGCTTCTCTCCTGGAGGTACTCACTTCTGTTTGCAAGTAA
- the LOC108827422 gene encoding GDSL esterase/lipase LIP-4 produces MATLILHSDSFSFFFVTFMSLALLSLRHPSATASAVCQAPPVIFNFGDSNSDTGGLVAGLGYPIGFPNGRLFFRRSTGRLSDGRLLIDFLCQSLNTSLLRPYLDSLGGSKFQNGANFAIAGSSTLPKNVPFSLNIQLMQFFHFKSKSLELASTPNPSKGMYISESGFRNALYMIDIGQNDIARSFSVGNSYSQTVKLIPQFISEIKTSIKRLYDEGGRRFWIHNTGPLGCLPQKLSMAQSKDLDQHGCLASYNSAAKLFNQMLDHMCEKLRIELRDATIIYVDIYAIKYSLIANSKTYGFERPLMACCGYGGSPYNYNAKITCAHRGANVCDKGSRFISWDGIHYTETANAIVAMKVLSMQYSKPQAPFHFFCRR; encoded by the exons ATGGCAACTCTTATTCTCCACTCTGATtcattctccttcttctttgttACATTCATGTCATTGGCTCTTCTTAGTCTCCGGCATCCCTCTGCAACGGCCTCAGCGGTTTGTCAAGCTCCTCCGGTGATCTTTAACTTCGGAGATTCTAATTCTGACACGGGCGGACTCGTCGCTGGACTCGGTTACCCTATTGGCTTCCCTAATGGACGCTTATTTTTTCGGCGATCCACGGGACGTTTGTCCGACGGACGTCTCCTCATCGATTTCCTCT GCCAGAGTTTGAATACAAGTCTCTTGAGGCCATACTTAGATTCTTTGGGTGGATCAAAGTTCCAAAACGGTGCGAACTTTGCAATTGCTGGATCCTCTACTCTCCCCAAAAACGTGCCATTTTCACTCAACATTCAGCTCATGCAATTCTTCCATTTCAAATCCAAATCACTCGAGCTCGCTTCTACTCCAA ATCCATCAAAGGGGATGTACATAAGCGAGAGTGGATTCAGAAACGCATTGTATATGATCGATATAGGACAGAACGACATTGCTCGTTCCTTCTCTGTAGGCAACTCGTATTCTCAGACGGTCAAGCTGATTCCACAATTTATTTCCGAGATAAAAACCAGCATAAAG AGATTGTATGATGAAGGAGGAAGGAGATTCTGGATCCACAACACTGGTCCACTGGGTTGTCTACCTCAGAAACTTTCAATGGCTCAGAGCAAAGATCTTGACCAGCATGGTTGCTTAGCCAGTTACAACTCGGCAGCAAAACTGTTTAACCAAATGTTAGATCATATGTGTGAGAAACTGAGGATTGAACTGAGAGATGCCACCATAATCTATGTCGACATATACGCTATCAAATACAGCCTCATTGCAAATTCAAAAACATACG GTTTTGAGAGACCCTTAATGGCGTGTTGCGGATACGGAGGGAGTCCTTACAACTACAATGCGAAAATAACATGTGCACATAGAGGCGCTAACGTATGTGACAAAGGTTCTCGGTTCATAAGCTGGGATGGGATTCATTACACTGAGACAGCTAATGCCATTGTTGCTATGAAAGTGCTTTCAATGCAATACTCGAAGCCACAAGCTCCCTTCCATTTCTTCTGCCGTCGCTGA
- the LOC108828210 gene encoding pentatricopeptide repeat-containing protein At1g56690, mitochondrial, with protein MKRVHLLLHRTYCTVNSSYQISRLSKAGQINEARKCFDSLRFKAIGSWNSIVSGYFSNGMPIEARHLFDEMPERNIVSWNGLVSGYIKNGMIKEAREAFETMPERNVVSWTAMVKGYVQEGMVGEAETLFWRMPERNEVSWTVMFGGFIEDKRVDDARRLYDMMPVKDVVASTNMIGGLCKEGRVDEAREIFDGMRDRNVITWTSMVTGYCQNNRVDVARKLFEVMPEKTEVSWTSMLLGYTLSGRIEEAEEFFEAMPVKQVIACNAMIVGLGERGEMEKARRVFNSMKERDDATWKGMIKAYERKGFELEALDLFGLMQRQGVRPSFPSLISVLSVCGTLASLEYGRQVHAHLVRCRFDVDVYVASVLMTMYVKCGELVKAKLVFDRFPSKDIIMWNSIISGYASHGLGEEALKVFHEMPSSGTMPNKVTIIAILTACSYAGKVEEGVEIFETMESRFGITPSVEHYSCTVDMLGRAGRIDEAMKLIESMTVKPDATVWGALLGACRTHSRLDLAEVAAKKLFEIEPENAGPYVLLSSINASRANWGDVAELRKDMRKKNVSKFPGCSWIEVDKKVHTFFRGDIRNHPEKAMISMMLEKTDGLLREAGYSPDCSHVLHDVDEEEKMDNLRLHSERLAVAYGLLKLPEGVPIRVIKNLRVCGDCHVVIKLISKVTEREIILRDANRFHHFKNGVCSCKDYW; from the coding sequence ATGAAGAGGGTTCACTTACTCCTTCACAGAACCTACTGCACAGTCAATTCCAGTTACCAAATCTCCCGTCTCTCAAAGGCCGGCCAAATCAACGAAGCTCGCAAATGCTTCGATTCGCTACGCTTCAAGGCAATCGGTTCCTGGAACTCCATCGTCTCCGGGTACTTCTCAAACGGCATGCCGATAGAAGCGCGCCAcctgttcgacgaaatgcccGAAAGAAACATCGTTTCTTGGAACGGTTTGGTTTCAGGGTACATCAAAAACGGGATGATTAAAGAGGCCAGGGAGGCGTTTGAGACGATGCCGGAGAGGAACGTCGTCTCGTGGACGGCGATGGTGAAAGGCTATGTGCAAGAAGGGATGGTTGGTGAAGCAGAGACGTTGTTTTGGAGGATGCCTGAGAGGAATGAGGTTTCTTGGACTGTGATGTTTGGTGGGTTTATTGAGGATAAGCGTGTTGACGATGCGCGTAGGTTGTATGATATGATGCCTGTGAAGGATGTTGTAGCGAGTACTAACATGATTGGTGGGTTGTGTAAAGAAGGTAGAGTAGATGAGGCGAGGGAGATTTTCGACGGGATGAGGGATAGGAATGTGATTACTTGGACGAGTATGGTTACAGGTTACTGTCAGAATAACCGTGTGGATGTTGCTAGGAAGCTGTTTGAAGTGATGCCGGAGAAGACTGAGGTTTCTTGGACTTCAATGCTTTTGGGATATACACTGAGTGGGAGGATTGAAGAAGCTGAGGAGTTCTTTGAGGCAATGCCGGTGAAACAGGTTATCGCTTGTAATGCGATGATTGTTGGGTtgggagagagaggagagatggAGAAAGCGAGGAGGGTTTTTAATTCAATGAAGGAGAGAGATGATGCTACTTGGAAGGGAATGATCAAAGCTTACGAAAGAAAAGGTTTTGAATTGGAAGCTCTTGATTTGTTTGGTTTAATGCAGAGACAAGGAGTCAGACCGAGCTTTCCTTCTTTGATCAGTGTTCTTTCGGTCTGTGGAACCTTAGCAAGTCTCGAATACGGTAGACAGGTCCATGCTCACTTGGTTAGATGTCGGTTTGATGTTGATGTGTACGTTGCCTCTGTTTTGATGACCATGTATGTGAAATGCGGCGAGCTTGTGAAAGCAAAGCTAGTATTCGACAGGTTTCCTTCAAAGGATATTATCATGTGGAACTCAATCATTTCTGGTTATGCGTCACACGGTTTAGGAGAAGAAGCTCTTAAGGTGTTCCATGAGATGCCATCGTCTGGTACAATGCCTAACAAAGTCACCATAATTGCAATTCTGACAGCATGTAGCTATGCTGGAAAGGTGGAGGAAGGGGTTGAGATATTCGAAACGATGGAGTCGAGGTTTGGCATTACACCAAGTGTTGAGCATTACTCTTGCACGGTGGATATGCTTGGGCGTGCAGGAAGGATAGACGAAGCGATGAAACTGATAGAAAGTATGACGGTAAAGCCAGACGCTACGGTTTGGGGAGCTCTGTTGGGAGCTTGTAGAACTCACTCGCGGCTTGATTTAGCCGAAGTTGCTGCAAAGAAACTCTTTGAGATTGAGCCAGAAAACGCTGGTCCATACGTTTTGCTGTCTAGCATCAACGCATCTCGAGCTAATTGGGGAGATGTTGCAGAGCTGAGAAAGGACATGAGGAAAAAGAATGTAAGTAAGTTCCCTGGTTGCAGCTGGATTGAAGTAGACAAGAAAGTGCACACTTTCTTCCGTGGAGATATAAGAAACCATCCCGAGAAAGCTATGATATCGATGATGTTGGAGAAAACAGATGGGTTATTGAGAGAAGCTGGTTATAGTCCTGATTGTAGCCATGTGTTGCATGATGTAGACGAGGAAGAGAAGATGGATAACTTGAGATTGCACAGTGAGAGACTCGCCGTTGCTTACGGACTCTTAAAGCTACCAGAAGGAGTTCCCATTCGAGTCATCAAAAACCTAAGAGTCTGTGGAGATTGCCACGTGGTCATCAAACTGATTTCGAAAGTGACAGAGCGAGAGATCATTCTTAGAGATGCAAACAGATTCCATCATTTCAAGAACGGAGTGTGTTCTTGTAAAGATTATTGGTGA
- the LOC108828212 gene encoding uncharacterized protein LOC108828212 isoform X2, whose translation MGSEGPTAVTINITGFKKFHGVAENPTEKIASYLKEYLAKNPQSKDVVLGSCTVLETAGQGALASLYQLLQSAINTKELESVSCGRTIWVHLGVNSGATKFAIEQQAVNEATFRCPDEMGWKPQHLPIVLSDGPISTVRKTTLPVEEITKALEKKGFEVITSDDAGRFVCNYVYYHSLRFAEQNKTYSLFVHVPLFVAVDEETQMRFTASLLEVLTSVCK comes from the exons ATGGGTTCTGAAGGACCAACGGCAGTGACAATTAACATCACAGGCTTCAAGAAGTTCCATGGAGTTGCTGAAAACCCAACTGAGAAAATAGCTAGCTACCTGAAAGAATATTTGGCTAAGAATCCCCAGTCGAAAGACGTTGTTCTTGGAAGCTGTACCGTGCTTGAAACAGCCGGTCAAGGAGCTCTCGCTTCTCTTTATCAGTTACTACAGTCCGCAATCAATACGAAAGAATTAGAGTCAGTGAGCTGTGGAAGAACCATATGG GTTCATTTGGGAGTTAACAGTGGCGCTACAAAATTCGCAATTGAGCAGCAAGCTGTGAATGAAGCGACGTTCCGTTGCCCTGATGAAATGGGTTGGAAACCTCAG CATTTGCCTATTGTTCTCTCTGATGGTCCAATCTCAACTGTAAGAAAG ACTACTCTCCCTGTTGAAGAGATAACAAAGGCCTTAGAGAAGAAGGGCTTTGAGGTGATAACATCAGATGATGCAGGTCGTTTTGTGTGCAACTACGTCTATTACCACTCACTGAGATTTGCAGAACAGAACAAGACCTATTCACTCTTTGTTCACGTTCCTCTTTTCGTTGCTGTGGATGAGGAGACTCAGATGAGATTCACGGCTTCTCTCCTGGAGGTACTCACTTCTGTTTGCAAGTAA